CGAGCATCGCGTCTCCGGTCACAAAATTTTCCGTTTCCACCATGTCACCTACGGCATAAATGTCAGGATCGATGGTGCGCATATGCTTGTCGGTTTGTAGGCCGCCCCGTGGTCCCACTGGCAAGCCACAGTCGGTCGCCAGCGCCGTATTGGGACGCACCCCAACCGCCATCACCACCAGGTCTGCCGTGATGGTTTCCCCATTCGACAACTGGGTGCGAATGCGTCCGCCGTCATCTTCAAAGGACTGGGCCGCCGTCTGGAGATGGACTTGCACCCCGTGGTCTTCAAGGTGATATTGCAAATCCCGCGCCATTTCTGGATCGAGGGTGGCCATAATTTGCCCCATCATTTCCAGTAGATCGACCTGTAACCCTCGGTGAACTAAGTTTTCGGCCACCTCGACGCCGATATAACCGCCGCCTACCACGATCGCCCGACTGGCGCCCTGGCCCAACGTCGCCAAAATCGCATCCATATCGGGAATGTTGCGCAACACGTGAATCTTGGGATGGTCGATGCCGGGCAACGGTGGACGAATCGGATTCGCCCCTAACGACAGCACTAACTTGTCATAGGTTTCCTGATAGGTCTCACCCGTGGCGATCGCCCGCACAGTTACGGTTTTTTGCTCGCGATCAATGGCAGTTACCTCGTGGCCGGTTCGTACATCCAGATTCAAGCTCTGCTTCAATCTCTCAGGGGTCTGCACCAATAGCTTGTCGCGATCTTCAATCACCTTGCCTACGTGATACGGCAAGCCACAGTTGGCATAGGAGACGTACTGATCCTTTTCCAGCACGATGATTTCGGCTGACTCATCCAATCGGCGGGCTCGAGCTGCCGTCGAAGCGCCCCCAGCCACACCACCCACAACCACAATCTTCATAACGCCTCCTCGTTCTACGATTGGCGGAGCCGCCCTGGGGCAACCGACAGGTTCCTCAGGATCTTGCTACGCTCAAAGCCAGCGCCAGCTTATATTCCTGGCGAGACATATTTCTCTACTTAGTGTTTTAGTCGCAAACTGCGTTGTGACATCCAGCTTTAGCAAAGAGTTAAGAGTTCAACCGCCCCCGCCCCTTTGCCCCATTTACCCCGGCTATTTCCCCATGGCGCTGCCTCAACGTCACCGCTACCGACTCCTGCTGCTGACTGCGATCGCTCTCGCCGTCACCCTAGTCCTGCCCGACTGGCGATTTGTCAGCCGCGCCATGACCTATCCAGAGCAGCCCATCATGGCGGTCGATTGGTATCAGCCCCAAGCGGCTGTGCCCGGGGGTGACGATGAACCTTTGCCCGTAGCGGCCCAACCTCCCCCCCCTGAGTTTGCTGCCGCCCTCCAATCCGTCGCCGACTATGCGGCTGAACGCAATTCCACAGGGTTGCTAGTCATGCATCAGGGCGAAATCGTGCTGGAACAGTATTGGCAGGGCTATGACCAGTCGTCTAAATTCAATGCCATGTCGATGACTAAAAGCATCGTCGGCTTATTGATTGGGCAAGCGATCGCTGAGGGCGCGATCGCCTCGGTGGAGGAGCCCGTCGCTAACTATTTGCCCGAATGGCAACGGGGCGATCGCGCTCAAATCACCCTACAAGATCTGCTCTACATGCAGTCGGGCCTGCGCAACGAACGCAGCACCACCAGTCCAACCTCCGACCTCGTTCATCTCTACATCGGTTCTGATGTTGAGCAAACCGCCCTCAGCATTCCTCGCGTGCGCCCCCCCGGCGAGGTGTTTGACTACAACAATGTGAATAGCCAGATTCTGGCGATCGTGTTGGAGCGAGCCACGGGTATCGCCTATCCCGAATATTTGGCGACTCGAC
Above is a genomic segment from Leptolyngbya iicbica LK containing:
- a CDS encoding FAD-dependent oxidoreductase, translating into MKIVVVGGVAGGASTAARARRLDESAEIIVLEKDQYVSYANCGLPYHVGKVIEDRDKLLVQTPERLKQSLNLDVRTGHEVTAIDREQKTVTVRAIATGETYQETYDKLVLSLGANPIRPPLPGIDHPKIHVLRNIPDMDAILATLGQGASRAIVVGGGYIGVEVAENLVHRGLQVDLLEMMGQIMATLDPEMARDLQYHLEDHGVQVHLQTAAQSFEDDGGRIRTQLSNGETITADLVVMAVGVRPNTALATDCGLPVGPRGGLQTDKHMRTIDPDIYAVGDMVETENFVTGDAMLAALAGPANRQGRIAADNIFGHGSQYRDTQGTAIVKIFDMAGGGTGASERSLQRANIPYRKVYLHPSSHASYYPGSSTLHLKVLFSPAEGKLLGAQVVGFDGVDKRIDVFATAMRAGMTVFDLEHLELSYAPPFGSAKDPANMAGFLGANLLRGDVHFWYPDDYPEKTQIGTLLDVRTPREFEEWHIPGAVHLPLNQVRDRYAEIPSHSPIFVYCRSGFRSYLAYRILVQSGFSHVSTLAGGLLTYSCFYQTPYSTGTAHYPAIAHAEDQMAEKVLSQTV
- a CDS encoding serine hydrolase domain-containing protein codes for the protein MALPQRHRYRLLLLTAIALAVTLVLPDWRFVSRAMTYPEQPIMAVDWYQPQAAVPGGDDEPLPVAAQPPPPEFAAALQSVADYAAERNSTGLLVMHQGEIVLEQYWQGYDQSSKFNAMSMTKSIVGLLIGQAIAEGAIASVEEPVANYLPEWQRGDRAQITLQDLLYMQSGLRNERSTTSPTSDLVHLYIGSDVEQTALSIPRVRPPGEVFDYNNVNSQILAIVLERATGIAYPEYLATRLWQAIGANPASVWLDRPDGSAKTFCCLFATLRDWARIGQLFLNQGQWKRQTVISPDWLAAMLTPSPIESTFGKHIWVQARTPDHPNVETTATVPYLDPRGFHLDGRGIQRVFVLPTYELVIVRMGEQPDNWDDAVIPNTLIRALSRRTEQP